The Streptomyces sp. Alt3 genome has a segment encoding these proteins:
- a CDS encoding GntR family transcriptional regulator, translated as MGTAAGGAGSGPRYVQIADDLVQQIRAGVLKAGDMVPSESELVDRYGVSGGTIRKAMVEVRASGLVETRHGKGSIVKNRPPVRHRSSDRFRRSLRQGGQAAYLAESAQSGATAKVSVLYIGPMDAPEDAAERLGVPAGTQVLARRRLYFRNGTPVETASSYLPWDVVKEIPELFSENPGGGGIYARLEDHGHEFAEFVETLQARPASKSEASELALSPGAPVVHLIREARTTAGRVVEVCDTLMAADQFVFEYRIPADD; from the coding sequence ATGGGAACTGCGGCGGGAGGGGCCGGTTCCGGTCCTCGGTATGTGCAGATCGCTGATGACCTCGTGCAGCAGATCCGCGCGGGGGTTCTCAAGGCCGGCGACATGGTGCCGAGCGAATCCGAGCTGGTGGACCGCTACGGCGTCTCCGGCGGGACGATCCGTAAGGCCATGGTCGAGGTACGGGCGAGTGGGCTCGTCGAGACCAGGCACGGCAAGGGCTCGATCGTGAAGAACCGGCCCCCCGTACGGCACCGCTCGTCCGATCGCTTCCGGCGCTCGCTCCGGCAGGGTGGCCAGGCCGCCTACCTCGCGGAGTCCGCACAGTCCGGCGCCACCGCCAAAGTCAGCGTCCTCTACATCGGTCCTATGGACGCGCCCGAGGATGCCGCCGAGCGCCTGGGCGTTCCCGCCGGTACACAGGTGTTGGCCCGCCGGCGCCTCTACTTCCGTAACGGCACCCCGGTTGAGACCGCCTCGTCGTACCTGCCCTGGGACGTGGTGAAAGAGATCCCGGAGCTGTTCTCCGAGAACCCTGGTGGCGGCGGCATCTATGCCCGACTCGAAGACCACGGGCATGAGTTCGCGGAGTTCGTCGAGACGCTGCAAGCGCGCCCGGCCTCGAAGTCGGAGGCGTCGGAACTGGCGCTCAGCCCTGGCGCGCCCGTGGTTCACCTGATCCGGGAGGCCCGTACGACCGCGGGTCGGGTGGTCGAGGTGTGCGACACGCTCATGGCCGCTGACCAGTTCGTTTTCGAGTATCGGATTCCTGCCGACGACTGA
- a CDS encoding NUDIX hydrolase encodes MLLYMSQPQEATPTPLHSVSVAGVVVREDGRLLGIRRADNGTWELPGGILELNETPEAGVAREVWEETGIHVEVDQLTGVYKNTTRGIVALVFRCKPSGGTERTSSESTAVSWLTPDEVSERMAEVYAVRLLDALDGNGPHVRSHDGKQLITAG; translated from the coding sequence ATGCTCCTCTACATGAGTCAACCACAGGAAGCGACGCCCACTCCCCTGCACTCCGTGTCCGTCGCCGGAGTAGTGGTGCGCGAGGACGGCCGCCTCCTGGGGATCCGCCGAGCCGACAACGGCACCTGGGAGCTCCCCGGCGGCATCCTCGAACTCAACGAGACACCGGAAGCCGGCGTTGCCCGCGAGGTCTGGGAAGAGACAGGCATCCACGTCGAGGTGGACCAGCTCACCGGCGTCTACAAGAACACGACCCGAGGCATCGTCGCCCTGGTCTTCCGCTGCAAGCCCTCCGGCGGCACCGAGCGCACTTCAAGCGAGTCGACCGCCGTCTCCTGGCTCACACCCGACGAGGTCAGCGAGCGCATGGCCGAGGTCTACGCGGTCCGCCTCCTGGACGCCCTGGACGGCAACGGCCCTCACGTGCGGAGCCACGACGGCAAGCAGCTCATCACAGCGGGATAA